A genomic segment from Kyrpidia tusciae DSM 2912 encodes:
- a CDS encoding DeoR family transcriptional regulator — protein sequence MLYFTQNRLKGEERRVLPAERQKKILSWLQQEGHLKISDLSRRLQVSEMTVHRDVRVLADQGRVVKTYGGISLASPPAEVPGRGNDTCAYCRRPVDDRLSMTANLADGIVETYCCPHCALLACAHRPSQPRNLLGRDFLLGHTVGAAAGWYVMGADMPTLCCEPQVLLFGERRDAERFARGFGGEIFDFDEATREIQLRMNRPNTASCHQEAGRK from the coding sequence GTGCTATACTTCACACAAAATCGCCTCAAGGGAGAGGAACGCCGGGTGCTGCCTGCGGAGCGTCAGAAAAAGATTCTGAGTTGGTTGCAACAGGAAGGGCATTTGAAGATCTCGGATCTGAGCCGTCGCCTTCAGGTGTCGGAGATGACGGTGCACCGGGATGTTCGGGTGTTGGCGGATCAAGGGCGGGTGGTGAAGACCTACGGAGGGATCTCCTTGGCGAGCCCCCCGGCCGAGGTGCCGGGACGGGGCAATGACACTTGCGCCTATTGCCGCCGGCCGGTGGACGATCGCTTGTCGATGACGGCCAACCTCGCCGATGGAATTGTGGAAACGTACTGCTGTCCACACTGTGCACTATTGGCTTGTGCCCACCGCCCCTCCCAGCCGCGCAACTTGCTGGGCCGGGATTTTTTGCTCGGCCACACGGTGGGTGCGGCGGCGGGATGGTATGTGATGGGGGCGGACATGCCGACACTGTGTTGCGAGCCCCAAGTCCTGCTTTTCGGGGAACGGCGGGACGCCGAGCGGTTTGCGCGGGGATTCGGGGGTGAGATTTTTGATTTTGACGAGGCGACCCGGGAGATTCAGCTGAGGATGAATCGCCCGAATACCGCCAGTTGTCATCAGGAGGCGGGCCGGAAATAG
- a CDS encoding FixH family protein encodes MQRRWVWTGVSLSVAAGLLAGCGQTAAPSHTDQSQGNPGTSASSTDMTMDSGMNMDQQFDIAFSTDPPGPVKANQPVKLIEKVSKKGTPISGAYIKLEIWKDGDSKHEMVDVVEGPSGTYTVEKTFDKPGLYHVTLHTTALGFHEMPTKNIEVQ; translated from the coding sequence ATGCAACGTCGCTGGGTTTGGACGGGGGTGTCCCTTTCCGTTGCCGCCGGACTGCTGGCGGGCTGCGGCCAGACCGCCGCTCCGTCCCACACCGACCAGTCCCAGGGGAACCCGGGGACATCCGCTTCATCCACAGACATGACTATGGATTCGGGCATGAACATGGATCAACAGTTTGACATCGCATTCTCCACAGATCCCCCCGGTCCCGTAAAGGCCAATCAGCCCGTGAAGCTGATTGAAAAGGTGAGCAAGAAGGGCACTCCCATCAGTGGAGCTTACATTAAATTAGAGATCTGGAAAGATGGGGACTCCAAGCACGAGATGGTGGATGTGGTGGAAGGTCCCAGCGGCACCTACACGGTGGAAAAAACCTTTGACAAGCCCGGACTCTACCATGTCACCCTCCACACCACAGCCCTGGGATTCCACGAAATGCCGACCAAAAACATTGAAGTCCAGTAG
- a CDS encoding potassium-transporting ATPase subunit F codes for MVGWWMLGGLVSLAILLYLLYALFRVEDL; via the coding sequence GTGGTAGGGTGGTGGATGCTCGGTGGGTTGGTTTCGTTGGCCATTCTCCTGTATCTGCTGTACGCACTGTTTCGGGTGGAGGATCTGTGA
- a CDS encoding DUF420 domain-containing protein, with product MTAESVAYLNEAFMLASAGSAAVGWYLIRRGRREAHRRAMLTSVLLGAAFFLSYVLKTILIGDTSFGGPAQWREPYQIFLQAHSVLATVAAVLGIVTLRYAFKSRFASHKRIGPWTVTIWLITAATGLMVFLLLYVIYEPGPTRNMFRTWLGF from the coding sequence TTGACTGCAGAAAGCGTCGCCTATCTAAACGAAGCTTTCATGCTGGCCAGCGCCGGTTCGGCGGCCGTTGGGTGGTATTTGATTCGGCGAGGGCGCCGGGAGGCCCACCGAAGGGCCATGTTAACGAGCGTCTTGCTGGGTGCGGCATTTTTTCTGAGTTATGTGCTAAAGACAATACTCATCGGGGATACCAGCTTCGGAGGGCCTGCACAGTGGCGGGAGCCGTATCAAATTTTTCTCCAGGCCCACTCCGTTCTCGCGACGGTGGCCGCGGTGCTTGGGATCGTGACGTTGCGCTACGCCTTCAAAAGCCGATTTGCTTCCCATAAACGGATCGGCCCTTGGACGGTCACGATCTGGCTGATCACGGCGGCCACCGGCCTGATGGTCTTCTTATTGTTGTATGTGATATACGAGCCGGGTCCCACGAGAAACATGTTTCGGACTTGGCTCGGATTCTAG
- the kdpB gene encoding potassium-transporting ATPase subunit KdpB: MSGTGTAASAGTWSKEVLKEAVRESLRKLDPRVQWRNPVMFVVEIGAALTTAGVVVDAFTGGPFWFDFQLAVWLWLTVVFSNFAESLAEGRGKAQAAALRRTRSETMAKKIVGDRIETVPSTDLRKGDMVLVEAGDIIPGDGEVIEGLASVDESAVTGESAPVIRESGGDRSSVTGGTRVLSDWIRVKITADPGETFLDRMIGLVEGAKRQKTPNEIALTILLVGLTIILLLSVTTLAPFARYSGAVPSIPVLVALLVCLIPTTIGGLLSAIGIAGMDRLLRRNVLAMSGRAVEAAGDVDVLLLDKTGTITLGNRMATELIPVSGVTPDELAVAAHMSSQADETPEGRSIVQLVKEKFQLKDRDLQSLGATFVPFSAHTRMSGVDVGNWKIRKGAPDAVTQWVRGQGGQVPSEVDGIVERIAKQGGTPLLVAMDDRILGVIYLKDIVKGGIKERFAMLRQMGIKTVMITGDNPLTAAAIAAEAGVDDFLAEATPETKLARIREYQSQGQLVAMTGDGTNDAPALAQADVGVAMNSGTQAAKEAGNMVDLDSDPTKLIDVVEIGKQLLITRGALTTFSIANDVAKYFAIIPAMFSVTYPQLNVLNIMHLSTPHNAILTAVVFNALIIIALVPLALRGVRYRPSGANALLRRNLWIYGVGGLIVPFVGIKLLDVLFSAIGIR; the protein is encoded by the coding sequence ATGAGCGGGACGGGTACCGCGGCGTCCGCCGGGACGTGGAGCAAGGAAGTGCTCAAAGAAGCGGTCCGGGAATCGCTGCGAAAACTGGATCCCCGGGTGCAGTGGCGCAATCCGGTGATGTTTGTGGTGGAGATCGGGGCGGCGCTCACCACGGCCGGGGTGGTGGTCGACGCGTTTACCGGGGGACCGTTCTGGTTCGATTTCCAATTGGCGGTGTGGCTGTGGTTGACGGTGGTGTTCTCCAATTTCGCAGAATCGCTGGCCGAGGGGCGGGGGAAAGCGCAGGCGGCGGCGCTCCGGCGGACGCGGTCCGAGACCATGGCGAAAAAGATCGTCGGAGACCGGATCGAAACGGTGCCGTCTACCGATCTTCGCAAAGGGGATATGGTCCTGGTGGAGGCCGGAGACATCATTCCCGGAGATGGAGAGGTGATCGAGGGTCTCGCTTCGGTGGATGAAAGTGCAGTGACCGGGGAGTCGGCGCCGGTGATTCGCGAGTCCGGCGGGGACCGCAGTTCGGTGACCGGAGGAACTCGGGTGCTCTCCGACTGGATCCGCGTAAAGATTACCGCAGACCCCGGAGAGACCTTCTTGGACCGGATGATTGGGTTGGTGGAAGGGGCCAAACGGCAAAAAACGCCCAACGAAATCGCCCTGACGATTTTGTTGGTGGGGCTCACGATCATCCTGCTGCTGTCCGTCACGACCTTGGCGCCCTTTGCGCGTTATTCCGGTGCCGTGCCGTCGATTCCGGTGCTGGTGGCCCTGCTGGTCTGCCTGATTCCCACCACCATCGGAGGGCTGCTCAGCGCCATCGGCATCGCCGGGATGGACCGGTTGCTGCGGCGAAACGTCCTCGCGATGTCGGGCCGGGCGGTGGAGGCGGCCGGGGACGTGGATGTCCTGTTGCTCGACAAGACCGGGACCATCACCTTGGGAAATCGCATGGCGACGGAGTTGATCCCGGTCTCCGGGGTCACGCCGGACGAGTTGGCGGTGGCCGCCCATATGAGCTCCCAGGCGGACGAGACTCCCGAAGGCCGAAGCATCGTGCAGCTGGTCAAAGAAAAATTCCAACTGAAAGATCGGGATCTACAGTCTCTGGGCGCGACTTTTGTTCCCTTCAGTGCCCACACCCGGATGAGCGGGGTGGACGTGGGCAACTGGAAGATTCGAAAAGGGGCCCCCGATGCGGTCACCCAGTGGGTGCGGGGACAAGGGGGTCAGGTGCCTTCCGAGGTGGATGGGATCGTCGAGAGGATCGCAAAACAAGGGGGAACGCCCCTTCTCGTGGCCATGGACGATCGGATCCTGGGTGTCATTTATTTGAAGGATATCGTCAAGGGCGGGATCAAAGAGCGGTTTGCGATGTTGCGCCAAATGGGCATCAAAACGGTGATGATCACCGGGGACAACCCCTTAACCGCCGCCGCCATCGCCGCCGAAGCCGGTGTGGATGATTTTCTCGCCGAGGCGACGCCGGAGACCAAATTAGCCCGGATTCGGGAATACCAGTCCCAAGGGCAGTTGGTGGCCATGACCGGGGACGGCACCAACGACGCTCCGGCCCTGGCTCAGGCGGATGTCGGGGTGGCGATGAACAGCGGGACCCAGGCGGCCAAGGAAGCCGGCAATATGGTGGATCTGGACAGTGATCCGACAAAACTAATCGATGTGGTGGAAATCGGCAAGCAGCTCCTGATCACCCGGGGCGCCCTGACCACCTTCAGCATCGCCAATGACGTCGCTAAATATTTTGCGATCATCCCGGCGATGTTCTCGGTGACCTATCCGCAATTGAACGTTCTGAACATCATGCACCTGTCTACGCCGCACAACGCCATCCTGACGGCGGTGGTGTTCAACGCCCTGATCATCATCGCTCTGGTGCCGCTGGCTCTGCGGGGGGTGCGGTACCGGCCGAGTGGGGCCAATGCCCTTTTGCGGCGCAATCTATGGATCTACGGAGTGGGCGGGTTGATCGTGCCCTTTGTCGGCATAAAGTTGCTGGACGTCCTGTTCTCGGCGATCGGGATCCGATGA
- a CDS encoding cytochrome ubiquinol oxidase subunit I — MMSPVPQDLPISIPGSIPFFTVLLVVGFVLHIVFVLLTVSGAVMSVVTEAVGHAKKDGRYLELAQRVLTATSVNKSLAVVLGVAPLLLVGVLYTRFFYPPTVILGGTWLSVIWLLILGFLLLYAYKFSWERLQARPGVHLLLGVLGTIPFLVVPMIFVVVMGLMRRPDLWMQTHSFVQAMFYPTVWPRYLHFMAATAVFGGLLPIWIAWRQERKASREKGGVTWTSPEASVAGSETAAAAEAQTGGGLEGALDSRWATGYGLRWTGVALLIEVVLGLVVLFTMPASVRGHFLGGSAFSTLGFAVGAVAVAAALGVVYVARRHLDPGRVLRNLGIALFVVVLAMATVRLQIRDVEIAPYTAASEPSGQTAGP; from the coding sequence ATGATGTCTCCCGTACCTCAGGATTTGCCGATCTCGATCCCGGGTTCCATTCCTTTTTTTACGGTCCTGCTCGTGGTGGGATTCGTGCTGCATATCGTGTTCGTGCTGCTGACGGTGTCCGGGGCCGTCATGTCGGTGGTCACGGAAGCGGTGGGTCACGCGAAAAAAGATGGCCGTTACCTCGAGTTGGCCCAGCGGGTTCTCACGGCGACGTCCGTGAACAAGAGTCTGGCGGTGGTGCTCGGCGTGGCGCCGCTTTTGCTCGTCGGGGTCTTGTACACCCGGTTTTTCTATCCGCCCACTGTGATTCTCGGCGGCACCTGGCTGTCGGTGATCTGGCTTTTGATTCTCGGTTTTCTCTTGTTGTATGCCTATAAATTCTCCTGGGAGCGCCTTCAGGCCCGCCCGGGGGTGCACCTGCTGCTCGGGGTTCTCGGGACCATTCCCTTTTTGGTTGTGCCGATGATTTTTGTCGTCGTCATGGGGCTGATGCGCCGCCCGGATTTGTGGATGCAAACCCACAGTTTTGTCCAGGCGATGTTTTATCCCACGGTATGGCCCCGGTATCTGCATTTTATGGCGGCGACGGCGGTGTTCGGGGGCTTGTTGCCCATCTGGATCGCCTGGCGGCAAGAGCGGAAGGCGTCCCGGGAGAAAGGCGGAGTGACGTGGACTTCGCCCGAGGCGTCGGTGGCCGGATCGGAGACGGCGGCCGCCGCGGAAGCCCAGACCGGAGGTGGCCTTGAAGGGGCGCTGGATTCGCGATGGGCAACCGGCTACGGGCTGCGGTGGACGGGGGTTGCTTTACTCATTGAGGTGGTGCTCGGGCTGGTGGTTTTATTCACCATGCCGGCGTCGGTGCGGGGTCATTTTTTGGGAGGGTCGGCCTTCTCGACCTTGGGGTTTGCGGTGGGCGCGGTGGCGGTGGCCGCTGCCCTGGGCGTGGTGTACGTGGCTCGCCGGCATCTTGACCCCGGGCGGGTGTTGCGAAATCTCGGCATCGCCCTTTTTGTGGTGGTGCTCGCCATGGCCACGGTTCGGCTCCAGATTCGGGATGTGGAGATTGCGCCCTATACGGCGGCCTCGGAGCCTTCGGGTCAAACCGCAGGTCCCTAA
- a CDS encoding cytochrome c, giving the protein MEFPVFTLDQFGSGSLIALVAIVHVLISHGAAVGGSIMVVALETYAMKHKDLEMDDFAHRLLKYFFVVTTAVGALTGVGIWLTTGVVQPAAIGSMLRVFFWFWFTEWIVFVSEVVLVVLYYFTWPKLTGAKKVLHRNIGIAYAVSSWLTMTLITGILAFMLTPGAWLADGSRWEAFFNPTYLPSLAFRTFLALALASGFTMLYTQITVRKPELRARVLGVASRVLAGAGVMMFLTGYWYYQSVPGGARALIQWATALSPQQFDLINYGGIFVAFLFAMVAIFYPMRLAASGRINRVIGVTASLLVMALAVFYVGEIEMVRESIRKPYVISGYMYANGIRVSDVERLNTEGILPNARFSPIQQVTPGQEIEAGREIFRLECQSCHVLHNFARQRRDLAFRLQGWNETTIYNYVKNLHQARAFMPPFVGTDQELRALSKFLATVPTQGTTATAGSPAGGIHE; this is encoded by the coding sequence TTGGAATTTCCTGTATTCACCCTGGACCAGTTCGGATCGGGGAGCTTGATTGCCCTGGTGGCCATTGTTCACGTACTGATCAGCCACGGGGCGGCCGTCGGTGGGTCGATCATGGTGGTGGCCCTTGAAACCTACGCCATGAAACACAAGGACCTGGAGATGGACGATTTTGCCCACCGGTTGTTAAAGTACTTCTTCGTGGTGACCACCGCCGTGGGGGCCCTTACAGGAGTGGGCATCTGGCTGACCACGGGGGTGGTCCAGCCGGCGGCCATCGGATCGATGCTGCGTGTCTTTTTCTGGTTCTGGTTCACCGAATGGATTGTGTTTGTCTCCGAAGTGGTCCTCGTCGTCCTGTACTATTTCACCTGGCCGAAACTCACCGGAGCGAAAAAGGTGCTCCACCGGAACATCGGTATTGCCTACGCGGTATCCTCGTGGTTGACCATGACTTTGATCACCGGGATTCTGGCCTTCATGCTGACTCCCGGGGCGTGGCTGGCGGACGGTTCCCGCTGGGAAGCCTTTTTCAATCCCACCTACTTGCCCTCTCTGGCTTTCCGCACCTTCTTGGCTTTGGCGTTGGCCTCGGGATTCACGATGCTCTATACCCAGATCACGGTCCGCAAACCGGAGCTTCGGGCCCGGGTTCTGGGGGTGGCTTCGCGAGTGCTCGCCGGGGCCGGGGTGATGATGTTTCTCACCGGGTACTGGTATTACCAGTCGGTTCCCGGAGGGGCCCGGGCGCTCATTCAGTGGGCCACGGCCTTGTCGCCCCAGCAATTTGACCTAATCAATTACGGCGGGATCTTTGTCGCCTTCCTGTTTGCCATGGTGGCGATCTTTTACCCGATGCGCCTGGCGGCTTCGGGGAGGATCAACCGGGTGATCGGGGTGACGGCTTCGCTTTTGGTCATGGCTTTGGCGGTGTTTTATGTCGGGGAAATCGAAATGGTCCGGGAATCGATCCGCAAGCCTTACGTGATTTCCGGTTACATGTATGCCAACGGGATACGGGTGTCGGATGTGGAGCGGCTCAATACGGAAGGAATTCTGCCCAACGCTCGGTTTTCGCCGATCCAACAGGTGACACCGGGACAGGAAATTGAGGCCGGTCGAGAGATTTTTCGGCTGGAATGTCAGAGTTGCCACGTTTTGCACAATTTTGCCCGCCAGCGCCGGGATCTCGCCTTTCGGTTGCAGGGATGGAATGAGACGACCATTTACAATTACGTAAAAAATCTGCATCAAGCCAGGGCCTTTATGCCTCCCTTTGTGGGGACGGATCAAGAGCTGCGGGCGCTCAGCAAGTTCCTCGCCACGGTACCGACCCAGGGAACCACGGCGACGGCCGGATCCCCCGCCGGTGGGATCCATGAGTAG
- the kdpA gene encoding potassium-transporting ATPase subunit KdpA, whose protein sequence is MSGVASDVLQMVLLLAAVLLAAWPLGRYMARVFQGERTFLDPVLRPLERGLYRLFGLNASREMSWKTYAWAVIAFNAVGMAVLFVLQLVQGWLPFNPQHFSAVRWDTALNTAASFITNTNWQSYSGESTMSYFTQMAGLTVQNFLSGATGVAVLIALIRGLVRRRASAIGNFWVDMTRCTLWVLLPLSLVVSLVLVSQGVIQNLHPYVTVQTVEGVNQTLAMGPVASQEAIKMLGTNGGGFFGANSAHPFENPTPLSDLVEIWSIIVIPAALVFTFGRMIGKPRQGAAILGAMLFLLVVALAGNYISERMGNPLLAQMGVQAPTAMEGKEVRFGLGQSSLFSVVTTAVACGAVNNMHDSLTPLGGMVPMLLMMLGEVVFGGEGSGLYGMLVFAILAVFLVGLMVGRTPEFLGKKIESREVKLATLAGVIIPSATILIGAAISVVTPAGLASLGNPGPHGLSEVLYGFASGVGNNGSAFAGLNANTPYYNLMIAAAMLIGRFGVIVPVLGIAGSLAEKNKVPEGPGTFRTDTPLFSVLLSVTIVLVVALTFFPSLALGPIVEHIMMWQGMAA, encoded by the coding sequence ATGTCCGGAGTCGCGTCTGACGTGCTGCAGATGGTGTTGCTCTTGGCGGCGGTGCTGCTGGCCGCCTGGCCCTTGGGACGGTATATGGCCCGGGTATTCCAGGGCGAGCGCACGTTTCTCGATCCGGTGCTGCGGCCGCTGGAGCGCGGTCTCTACCGGCTGTTCGGCCTAAACGCAAGTCGGGAAATGTCCTGGAAGACGTACGCCTGGGCGGTGATCGCGTTCAACGCCGTGGGGATGGCGGTGCTTTTCGTGCTCCAGTTGGTCCAGGGGTGGCTCCCGTTCAATCCCCAACATTTTTCAGCCGTTCGGTGGGACACGGCGCTCAATACGGCGGCCAGTTTTATCACAAACACGAACTGGCAGTCCTACAGCGGAGAATCCACCATGAGCTACTTCACCCAGATGGCCGGCCTCACGGTGCAGAACTTCCTGTCGGGCGCCACGGGCGTGGCCGTGTTGATTGCCCTGATCCGGGGGCTGGTACGGCGCCGGGCATCGGCGATCGGGAATTTTTGGGTGGACATGACGCGCTGCACCCTGTGGGTGCTTCTGCCCCTGTCTCTGGTGGTGTCCCTGGTCTTGGTGTCCCAGGGGGTGATTCAAAATCTTCACCCGTACGTGACCGTACAAACGGTGGAGGGGGTGAATCAAACCCTGGCGATGGGCCCGGTGGCTTCTCAGGAGGCCATCAAAATGCTCGGGACCAATGGCGGGGGGTTTTTCGGGGCCAATTCCGCCCACCCCTTTGAGAATCCCACGCCGCTCAGCGACCTGGTCGAAATCTGGTCCATCATCGTGATCCCGGCGGCCCTGGTGTTCACCTTCGGCCGCATGATCGGTAAACCGCGCCAGGGTGCCGCGATTCTCGGGGCGATGCTGTTCCTGCTCGTTGTGGCGTTGGCCGGGAATTACATTTCGGAACGGATGGGCAATCCGCTTCTCGCCCAGATGGGGGTGCAGGCGCCCACAGCGATGGAAGGCAAAGAGGTGCGGTTCGGCCTCGGGCAGTCCTCTCTGTTTAGCGTGGTCACCACGGCGGTGGCCTGCGGGGCCGTCAACAACATGCACGACAGCCTGACTCCGCTGGGCGGCATGGTGCCCATGCTTCTGATGATGCTCGGCGAGGTGGTGTTCGGCGGGGAGGGGTCCGGCCTGTACGGCATGCTGGTTTTCGCCATTCTGGCGGTGTTCCTCGTCGGCCTCATGGTCGGTCGGACGCCGGAGTTTCTGGGGAAAAAAATCGAGTCCCGGGAGGTCAAACTGGCCACTCTGGCCGGCGTGATCATTCCGTCCGCCACCATTCTCATCGGTGCCGCGATCTCCGTGGTGACGCCGGCCGGACTGGCGTCTCTGGGCAATCCGGGGCCGCATGGGTTGAGCGAAGTGCTGTACGGTTTCGCTTCGGGCGTGGGAAACAACGGCAGCGCTTTTGCGGGATTAAACGCCAATACGCCCTATTATAATCTGATGATTGCCGCCGCCATGTTGATCGGGCGGTTTGGAGTGATCGTTCCGGTGTTGGGGATCGCGGGCAGTCTGGCGGAGAAAAACAAGGTGCCCGAAGGTCCCGGGACATTCCGGACCGATACCCCGTTGTTTTCCGTTCTTTTGTCCGTCACCATCGTTTTGGTGGTCGCCCTGACGTTCTTTCCTAGCCTGGCTCTCGGGCCGATCGTGGAACACATCATGATGTGGCAAGGTATGGCTGCATAG
- the kdpC gene encoding potassium-transporting ATPase subunit KdpC — protein sequence MARTWWTAVRSVLVLTVLTGVAYPLVVTGLAQLLFPWQANGSLVESGGRVVGSALIGQTFQDPRYFHGRPSAAGQGYDAESSSGSNAGPTNPDYLKTVQERVDQVRQENGLPPGAPVPSDLVTASGSGLDPDISLSAARIQIPRVAAARHLSVQQVEQVVQQHVRGLQWGLFGGGPRVNVLELNLALDRMSG from the coding sequence ATGGCGAGAACGTGGTGGACGGCGGTTCGCAGCGTTCTGGTCTTGACGGTTCTCACCGGGGTGGCGTACCCTCTGGTGGTGACGGGGCTGGCACAGCTGCTTTTTCCCTGGCAAGCAAACGGATCTCTGGTCGAGTCCGGCGGCCGGGTGGTGGGTTCGGCGTTGATCGGGCAAACCTTTCAAGACCCGCGGTATTTTCACGGACGGCCTTCGGCGGCCGGTCAGGGGTATGACGCCGAATCGTCTTCGGGCTCCAATGCGGGCCCGACCAACCCCGATTATTTGAAAACGGTTCAGGAACGGGTGGATCAGGTGCGCCAAGAAAATGGCCTGCCTCCCGGGGCTCCGGTGCCGTCAGACCTGGTGACCGCTTCGGGCAGCGGGCTGGATCCGGATATCAGCCTCTCCGCTGCCCGGATTCAGATTCCCCGGGTGGCCGCGGCCAGGCACTTGTCGGTGCAGCAGGTGGAGCAAGTGGTTCAACAGCATGTTCGAGGGTTGCAGTGGGGATTGTTTGGGGGAGGTCCGCGGGTCAACGTATTGGAGTTGAATCTCGCCCTGGACCGGATGAGCGGTTGA
- the nagA gene encoding N-acetylglucosamine-6-phosphate deacetylase: MGRLAVRGNLIVDREVREDWILSCEDGVIVHAGPWRGEAVDVRVTGGYVAPGYVDVHVHGAGGCDVMDASETALARIAQTLAAHGVTGFLATTLTAGLRSLTEVLRTCRVFALRPSPGAALLGVHLEGPWIAPEYKGAQNPAFIADPTVFDARVLLWAAGGWLRIVTLAPERPGAREVIAYLRSRGVRVSAGHTSATWAEMKAAAGWGVSQVTHCFNAMRGFHHREPGVVGAAMMQGEWEVELIADGIHVHPGAMGLLYRVKGADHILLVSDAMRAAGMPDGDYNLGGLAVTVRDGAARLPDGTLAGGTLMLDRAVQNMVRLCGVPVGEAVTMASEVPARAAGYGHRKGRLAVGYDADFVVLDRNLRVQQTFIAGVERWPVGR, translated from the coding sequence ATGGGCCGTTTGGCAGTGCGGGGGAACCTCATCGTGGATCGGGAGGTGCGGGAAGACTGGATTTTAAGTTGTGAAGATGGGGTGATTGTGCACGCCGGGCCCTGGCGGGGGGAGGCGGTGGATGTTCGGGTGACGGGTGGGTACGTCGCTCCGGGGTACGTGGACGTTCACGTGCACGGCGCCGGGGGATGCGATGTAATGGACGCCAGCGAAACCGCCTTGGCAAGAATCGCCCAAACCCTGGCCGCCCACGGTGTCACCGGGTTTCTCGCCACCACCCTCACCGCCGGTCTCCGCTCGTTAACAGAGGTGCTTCGGACGTGCCGCGTCTTTGCCCTGAGACCCAGCCCCGGCGCGGCCCTTCTGGGCGTTCATCTCGAAGGGCCTTGGATCGCCCCGGAGTACAAGGGGGCCCAGAACCCAGCTTTTATCGCAGATCCCACTGTGTTCGACGCCAGGGTCCTGTTGTGGGCAGCGGGAGGGTGGCTCCGCATCGTCACCTTAGCTCCGGAACGCCCGGGTGCCAGGGAAGTTATCGCCTACCTTCGGTCCCGTGGGGTCCGGGTTTCTGCCGGCCATACCTCCGCGACTTGGGCGGAGATGAAGGCGGCGGCCGGATGGGGGGTGTCCCAGGTGACCCATTGTTTTAACGCCATGCGGGGATTTCACCACCGGGAGCCGGGCGTTGTGGGTGCGGCGATGATGCAGGGAGAATGGGAGGTGGAGCTGATTGCCGACGGGATTCACGTGCACCCCGGGGCGATGGGCCTCCTCTACCGCGTGAAGGGGGCGGATCACATCCTGCTCGTCAGCGATGCCATGAGGGCGGCGGGTATGCCCGATGGCGATTATAATCTCGGCGGTCTCGCGGTCACTGTCCGGGACGGGGCGGCCAGGCTTCCGGACGGTACTTTGGCCGGGGGTACGCTGATGTTGGATCGAGCGGTTCAGAATATGGTGCGGCTCTGCGGAGTCCCCGTGGGCGAGGCGGTGACGATGGCTTCGGAGGTTCCCGCCCGGGCGGCGGGGTACGGGCACCGGAAGGGCCGCCTCGCGGTGGGGTATGATGCGGATTTCGTGGTCTTGGACAGGAATCTGAGGGTTCAGCAGACTTTTATCGCGGGAGTGGAGAGATGGCCGGTGGGTCGGTGA